The following is a genomic window from Rhodomicrobium lacus.
CCAGCCCAATTTTGTCAGTCGGCTTACATCGAGAACCTTGCGGAGCGTTCCATCAGGATAGGAAGCGTCGAACACGAGTTCGCCCTCATAGCCGGTCGTCGACCTGATCATCTCGGCGAAAGATCTGATGGTCACATCCTCGCCGGTCCCTACGTTCGTGGCGATGGGGCCGCTATAGTTTTTCATGAGGAAAACGCAGGCATCCGCCAAATCATCGACGAACAGAAACTCGCGACGCGGCGTGCCCGTACCCCATACCGCGACCTCGGGCAGCCCCTTGATCTTCGCGTCATGAAAACGAGACATCAGCGCAGCCGGCACATGCGCATGTTTTGGATGGAAGTTATCGTTTGGACCGTAAAGATTGGTCGGCATCGCGGAGATGAAATCGCAGCCATACTGCTGGCGGTAGCATTCGCAAAGCTTGACGCCTGCAATTTTCGCGAGCGCATAAGGCTCGTTCGTCTGTTCGAGCGGCCCGGTGAGAAGCGCTTCCTCGGCGATAGGCTGAGTTGCATCCCTCGGATAAATGCATGATGACCCAAGAAAGAGGAGCTTCTCCACGCCATGTGC
Proteins encoded in this region:
- a CDS encoding GDP-L-fucose synthase family protein, with translation MSYDLAGKRVWVAGHRGLVGSSLVRRLAAEDCILLTPDRTQLDLQSSAAVEQWIAEHKPQAIFLAAAKVGGILANNLQRADFLYQNLRIELNVIHAAFAHGVEKLLFLGSSCIYPRDATQPIAEEALLTGPLEQTNEPYALAKIAGVKLCECYRQQYGCDFISAMPTNLYGPNDNFHPKHAHVPAALMSRFHDAKIKGLPEVAVWGTGTPRREFLFVDDLADACVFLMKNYSGPIATNVGTGEDVTIRSFAEMIRSTTGYEGELVFDASYPDGTLRKVLDVSRLTKLGWKAKTDLRDGLARTYDWYCNNYERLRAV